One genomic region from SAR92 clade bacterium H455 encodes:
- a CDS encoding 3-hydroxyacyl-CoA dehydrogenase NAD-binding domain-containing protein — MSVTSSSVTSYEVRGDIGIIWINNPPVNALSQALRDGIYAAVNAAQDDATKALIMICQGRTFIAGADISEFDKAPTEPSFNKILETIEQSAKPIVAAIHGTALGGGLETALACHYRCAVGTAMVGLPEVKLGLLPGAGGTQRAPRLTGVEAAIKLITSGNLIKAKDAVGLNLIDHIIEGDDLLEGAMAYVQQLLADNAPLRKVRDINIDPASFDPAIFDNSRKQLSRRARGQLAPQRIIDCIEAAATLSFDEGLATEGRLFMDLKDGSQSAAMRHMFFAQREANKIKGLGKETAKRAIKSVAIIGGGTMGGGIAMNFANVGIPVTMLEINDEALQRGLGIIDKNYSMTVKKGKLSEEQKQGCLSLISGTTDYQDLANADLVIEAVFENLEIKQQVFAKLDKVCKPGAILASNTSYQDVNAIAAATKRPEDVIGLHFFSPANIMKLLEIVRADNTSDEVIATSMAVAKAIGKVPVLSGVCFGFIGNRMFSEYGRETQLCLIEGASAEQIDRVMEEYGMAMGPLAVSDLAGIDIGYKVREGLSAEEKGDPRSFCVADALVDLGRLGQKSGAGFYQYDPQTRARISDPEVSALVEAKAAEYGVERRDFTDEEIRDRLLLPLINEGAKILQEGIAQRSGDIDVVYVYGYGFPVYHGGPMQYADHLGLDAVYKKLSALHRESGKDYWQPADLIKTLAESGSSFAKWSQS, encoded by the coding sequence ATGTCAGTTACAAGCTCTTCAGTTACAAGCTATGAAGTACGCGGCGATATCGGAATTATCTGGATAAACAACCCACCGGTCAATGCACTGTCACAGGCACTGCGCGACGGCATATACGCCGCAGTCAACGCCGCACAGGACGACGCCACCAAAGCCTTAATAATGATCTGTCAGGGCCGCACCTTTATTGCTGGCGCCGACATCTCTGAGTTCGACAAAGCCCCCACCGAACCATCGTTTAATAAGATCCTCGAAACCATAGAGCAGTCAGCCAAGCCTATTGTCGCCGCGATTCACGGTACCGCACTGGGTGGCGGATTAGAAACCGCCCTCGCCTGTCACTACCGCTGCGCAGTTGGCACAGCTATGGTTGGCCTACCAGAAGTGAAACTCGGCCTGCTGCCGGGGGCTGGCGGCACTCAACGTGCTCCCCGCCTCACCGGTGTCGAGGCCGCTATTAAGCTGATTACCAGCGGCAACCTAATCAAAGCCAAAGACGCTGTCGGCTTAAACCTGATCGACCATATTATTGAAGGCGACGACCTGCTTGAAGGCGCTATGGCCTACGTTCAGCAGTTGCTAGCCGATAATGCACCGCTGCGCAAAGTGCGCGACATCAACATAGACCCCGCCTCTTTTGATCCCGCTATTTTCGACAATTCGCGCAAGCAACTCAGCCGTCGCGCCCGGGGTCAGCTAGCACCCCAGCGCATTATCGACTGTATTGAAGCTGCAGCTACACTGTCTTTTGATGAAGGTTTGGCCACTGAAGGCCGCCTCTTTATGGATCTCAAAGACGGCAGTCAGTCAGCCGCTATGCGCCATATGTTTTTCGCTCAACGTGAAGCCAACAAGATTAAAGGCCTAGGAAAAGAGACCGCTAAGCGAGCCATAAAGTCTGTCGCCATTATCGGTGGTGGCACCATGGGTGGCGGTATAGCCATGAACTTTGCCAATGTCGGCATTCCCGTAACCATGCTAGAAATCAACGATGAAGCCCTGCAGCGCGGCCTTGGCATTATCGACAAAAACTATTCCATGACGGTTAAAAAAGGAAAGCTTAGCGAAGAGCAAAAGCAAGGCTGTCTGAGCCTGATAAGCGGCACCACCGACTATCAGGATCTGGCCAATGCCGACCTGGTAATTGAAGCGGTATTTGAAAACCTCGAGATCAAACAGCAGGTGTTTGCCAAGCTGGACAAGGTCTGCAAGCCAGGCGCCATCTTGGCCAGCAATACTTCCTATCAGGATGTTAATGCTATAGCCGCAGCCACCAAGCGACCTGAAGATGTTATCGGCCTGCATTTTTTCAGCCCCGCTAATATTATGAAACTGCTGGAAATTGTCCGTGCCGACAACACCTCTGACGAAGTCATTGCGACGTCTATGGCAGTGGCTAAAGCCATAGGCAAAGTCCCGGTGCTTTCAGGCGTCTGCTTCGGCTTTATCGGCAACCGTATGTTCAGCGAGTACGGTCGCGAAACCCAACTCTGCTTAATTGAAGGCGCCAGCGCTGAACAGATCGATCGCGTGATGGAAGAGTATGGCATGGCCATGGGTCCCTTGGCAGTGAGCGATCTCGCCGGCATTGATATTGGCTACAAGGTTCGCGAAGGCTTATCCGCAGAAGAAAAAGGCGATCCACGGAGCTTCTGTGTTGCCGACGCATTAGTTGATCTGGGTCGTTTGGGACAGAAAAGCGGTGCCGGTTTTTATCAATACGATCCCCAGACTCGCGCTCGTATCAGCGACCCTGAGGTCAGCGCTCTGGTCGAAGCCAAAGCAGCGGAATACGGAGTTGAGCGTAGAGACTTCACCGACGAAGAGATCCGCGATCGCCTGTTACTGCCACTGATTAACGAAGGGGCAAAAATCCTTCAGGAGGGCATAGCTCAGCGCTCCGGTGATATAGATGTGGTCTATGTTTACGGCTACGGCTTCCCGGTCTATCACGGCGGGCCAATGCAATATGCCGACCATCTGGGTCTAGATGCTGTATATAAAAAGCTCAGCGCCCTGCATCGTGAGAGCGGTAAAGACTATTGGCAGCCAGCGGATTTGATCAAGACTCTGGCCGAAAGTGGCAGCAGCTTTGCCAAATGGTCTCAGAGCTAG
- a CDS encoding saccharopine dehydrogenase NADP-binding domain-containing protein has translation MQNNREIDVVVYGATGFTGRLVAEYLNNQYGVNGEIKWAMAGRSQAKLEAVRDEMGVSADVPLIVADAADLASLTAMVLSSKVILTTVGPYQLYGNELVAACAEHGTDYVDLCGEPAWMHQMIAAHAAAAEASGARIVFSCGFDSIPFDLGVLFLQQTAEQQLGAMVPRVKGRVRSMKGTFSGGTLASFRATMAAAGKDRELINVLRNPFALTEGFVGADQPRGDKPMFDEALQSWVAPFVMASINTKNIHRSNKLMGHAYGTDFVYDEMLVTGPGDRGEAIAKAVTEDKSMANDPRQPGEGPDLDERVNGNYDLLLIGEAADGRSVRVSVKGDMDPGYGSTSKMIAESAVCLVMNPELASGGIWTSAPAMGTALIERLQANAGLTFTVETA, from the coding sequence ATGCAGAATAACAGAGAAATAGATGTAGTGGTCTACGGTGCCACAGGTTTTACTGGACGGCTGGTCGCGGAATATTTGAACAACCAATACGGTGTCAATGGCGAGATTAAGTGGGCTATGGCAGGACGCAGCCAGGCCAAGCTCGAGGCTGTGCGCGATGAGATGGGTGTTTCAGCTGATGTACCTTTAATCGTTGCCGATGCTGCAGACTTGGCTTCGTTAACTGCAATGGTACTGAGCAGTAAGGTTATCTTGACCACTGTTGGCCCTTATCAGCTGTATGGCAATGAGTTGGTTGCTGCCTGTGCTGAGCATGGCACTGACTATGTGGATCTCTGTGGTGAGCCCGCTTGGATGCATCAGATGATTGCGGCGCACGCGGCAGCGGCTGAGGCCAGTGGCGCACGAATTGTCTTTTCCTGTGGTTTTGATTCGATTCCCTTTGATCTGGGTGTGTTGTTTTTACAGCAGACTGCGGAACAGCAGTTGGGTGCCATGGTGCCACGCGTTAAAGGTCGTGTGCGTTCAATGAAAGGTACTTTTTCTGGCGGCACTCTGGCGAGCTTTCGCGCAACTATGGCCGCTGCGGGTAAAGACCGTGAGCTGATCAATGTGTTGCGTAATCCCTTTGCCCTCACTGAAGGTTTTGTTGGTGCTGATCAACCGCGCGGCGATAAGCCGATGTTTGATGAGGCGCTGCAGAGCTGGGTTGCTCCCTTTGTTATGGCGAGCATTAACACTAAAAATATCCACCGTTCAAATAAGTTGATGGGCCATGCCTACGGCACTGATTTTGTCTATGACGAAATGCTGGTGACTGGTCCTGGTGATCGCGGTGAAGCTATTGCCAAAGCGGTGACTGAAGATAAGTCTATGGCCAATGATCCCCGTCAACCTGGTGAAGGTCCGGATCTGGATGAGCGCGTTAATGGCAATTATGATTTGCTGTTGATCGGCGAGGCCGCTGATGGCCGTTCGGTGCGGGTCAGTGTTAAAGGTGATATGGATCCTGGTTACGGTTCCACCTCGAAGATGATTGCTGAGAGTGCGGTCTGTTTGGTAATGAACCCTGAGTTGGCCTCTGGCGGTATTTGGACCTCGGCACCGGCTATGGGTACGGCGTTGATTGAGCGCTTACAGGCTAATGCGGGGTTAACTTTTACTGTTGAAACTGCATAG
- a CDS encoding DUF3422 domain-containing protein, giving the protein MKFHPQKNALIKELHNRNFPVVSLPAQVSSLVLFNPGDRQSEVDRLTDFATMYDVAPPQVGESCYYQSFKEFDFRWERHNEFSTYTVICQRQSETELCRNLFSLIDADWLDRLSGEVIAANHIDLRPTSMASQELQDYFDGKRLVGSKIYDGLATVWTSVQHDDDGFIRTLVVDEGIDALQAGRAIRNLLEIAAYRAMTLLALPIARELIPAVTKLEGQLVGTNAKLNLLKTVEDEQNLMTELIAEATQLEKLVADHNFRFSATQAYFSLTESRLDMLREQKLPTFRTLKQFHVRRFIPAFHTCMSVVKRKEDLSKRISRTTELLNSRLQLSLELQNQRLLASMDKRSALQLRLQQTVEGLSVVAMTYYSMSLIKLVIEPLPVEQYLSMSKTMALAFMTPFVFAGALMLVKRIRNKLEK; this is encoded by the coding sequence ATGAAATTTCACCCACAAAAAAATGCATTAATTAAAGAATTGCACAACCGTAATTTCCCGGTAGTGTCTTTGCCGGCCCAGGTTTCTAGTCTGGTGCTGTTCAATCCTGGCGACCGCCAGTCAGAAGTTGATCGACTCACAGATTTTGCCACCATGTATGATGTTGCGCCGCCTCAGGTGGGTGAGAGCTGTTACTACCAAAGTTTTAAAGAGTTTGATTTTCGTTGGGAACGGCACAATGAGTTTTCCACCTATACGGTGATTTGTCAGCGTCAGTCTGAAACTGAGTTATGCCGGAATCTGTTTTCGTTAATCGATGCTGATTGGTTGGATAGGCTATCTGGTGAGGTGATTGCGGCTAACCATATAGATCTGCGTCCAACATCTATGGCGTCGCAAGAGTTACAAGATTATTTTGACGGTAAACGTTTGGTGGGCAGCAAAATTTATGATGGTCTGGCGACGGTGTGGACGTCGGTGCAGCATGATGACGATGGTTTTATTCGCACCTTGGTGGTGGATGAGGGGATTGATGCGTTGCAGGCTGGTCGAGCGATTCGTAACCTTTTGGAGATCGCGGCTTACCGGGCGATGACGTTGCTGGCTCTGCCTATAGCGCGGGAATTGATTCCGGCGGTGACTAAGTTGGAGGGGCAGTTGGTGGGCACTAATGCCAAACTTAATCTGCTGAAGACTGTGGAGGATGAACAAAATTTGATGACTGAGTTGATTGCAGAGGCGACCCAGTTGGAGAAGTTGGTTGCTGACCACAATTTTCGTTTTTCTGCGACTCAGGCGTATTTCAGTTTGACTGAAAGTCGGTTGGATATGTTAAGGGAACAAAAGTTACCGACTTTTCGTACGTTGAAACAGTTTCATGTGCGACGTTTTATTCCGGCATTTCATACTTGTATGTCTGTGGTTAAGCGTAAGGAGGATTTGTCGAAACGGATTAGTCGGACGACGGAGTTGTTGAATTCTCGATTGCAGTTGTCGTTGGAGTTGCAGAATCAGCGTTTGTTGGCTTCGATGGATAAGCGCAGTGCGTTGCAGTTGCGTTTGCAGCAGACGGTTGAGGGGTTGTCGGTGGTGGCCATGACTTATTACAGTATGAGTTTGATTAAGTTGGTGATTGAGCCGTTGCCGGTTGAGCAATATTTGTCAATGTCTAAGACTATGGCATTGGCGTTTATGACGCCGTTTGTTTTTGCTGGTGCGTTGATGTTGGTGAAGAGGATTCGCAATAAGTTGGAGAAGTGA
- the hisA gene encoding phosphoribosylformimino-5-aminoimidazole carboxamide ribotide isomerase has translation MTAFRPCIDLHQGQVKQIVGGSLNDSGAETNFVSSHNAAYYARLYQQQGLTGGHVIALGPNNQQQVLEALAAYPNGMQFGGGVNLENASSYLEAGASQIIVTSYLFENGDFSWSRLEKIKAEVGADKLVLDLSCRKTQNGWMIATDRWQTITNMQVNQRTIAELESHCAEFLIHAADVEGLQAGIDSDLVSLLGNCCTLPTTYAGGARSLADLDLVKSLSNGKVDLTIGSALDIFGGSGVTLEDCVRWNQQP, from the coding sequence TTGACCGCGTTTCGTCCATGTATCGACCTTCATCAGGGTCAGGTAAAACAAATAGTTGGCGGCAGCCTCAATGATTCCGGTGCCGAAACCAACTTCGTCAGCAGCCACAATGCAGCCTACTATGCCAGACTCTACCAGCAGCAGGGACTCACCGGCGGCCATGTAATTGCCCTGGGCCCAAACAATCAACAGCAAGTTCTCGAAGCCCTAGCCGCCTACCCCAATGGCATGCAGTTTGGCGGTGGCGTCAATCTTGAAAACGCCAGCAGCTATCTAGAAGCCGGCGCATCACAGATAATTGTCACCTCTTATTTATTTGAAAACGGCGACTTCTCTTGGTCCCGCTTAGAGAAGATAAAAGCTGAAGTGGGAGCCGATAAACTAGTCCTCGACCTAAGCTGCCGCAAGACCCAAAACGGCTGGATGATCGCCACCGACCGTTGGCAGACCATTACCAACATGCAGGTCAACCAACGCACCATTGCCGAACTGGAAAGCCACTGCGCCGAGTTTTTAATTCATGCTGCAGATGTTGAAGGACTCCAGGCAGGAATCGACAGCGACCTGGTCAGCCTGCTCGGCAACTGCTGCACCCTCCCCACCACCTATGCAGGTGGTGCACGAAGCCTCGCCGATCTCGATCTCGTCAAATCACTCTCCAACGGCAAAGTCGACCTTACTATTGGCAGTGCCTTGGATATCTTTGGTGGCTCTGGCGTGACGCTTGAAGACTGTGTGCGCTGGAATCAACAGCCCTGA